One window from the genome of Leptospira johnsonii encodes:
- a CDS encoding STAS domain-containing protein, which translates to MANLTFNEKVDGSKLILKVAGEIDAKTAPDLKIKLEAAVGNGIKTIICDCSALTYIASAGIGVLNSIQKFLKEKSGEIVFCNLKKEVKDTMELMYFTKKVRVFPSLDDALGGV; encoded by the coding sequence ATGGCAAACCTCACATTCAACGAAAAAGTGGACGGAAGCAAATTGATCCTCAAGGTCGCAGGAGAGATTGATGCTAAAACCGCTCCGGACCTAAAAATCAAATTGGAAGCGGCGGTAGGGAACGGTATCAAAACCATCATTTGTGATTGTTCGGCACTTACTTATATTGCTTCCGCAGGGATCGGCGTTCTAAACTCGATCCAAAAATTCCTGAAGGAAAAATCGGGAGAGATCGTTTTCTGCAACCTTAAAAAGGAAGTGAAGGATACGATGGAACTTATGTATTTCACCAAAAAGGTGAGAGTATTTCCTTCTTTAGATGATGCGTTAGGCGGGGTTTGA
- a CDS encoding ATP-binding protein, whose protein sequence is MDSIPEKILYYSVDLDELSKIRGEVREFLGEDCSDIVKGRIVFCLDEAMTNVIEHGFSEPDSSKIELRMKKNKGSWKFSILDQGVPFDPTKEKSETWKELYESGADGGFGLRSIKKIMVVRYQRLKNPPRNKLTLIHTR, encoded by the coding sequence ATGGATTCCATTCCGGAAAAAATACTATATTACTCCGTCGATCTGGATGAGCTTTCTAAAATTCGGGGAGAGGTTCGCGAATTTTTAGGAGAAGACTGTTCGGATATAGTCAAGGGCAGGATCGTATTCTGCTTAGATGAAGCTATGACTAATGTAATAGAGCATGGATTTTCGGAGCCAGACTCTTCTAAAATCGAATTAAGAATGAAAAAGAATAAAGGAAGCTGGAAGTTCTCTATCCTGGACCAAGGCGTTCCTTTCGATCCCACCAAAGAAAAAAGCGAAACCTGGAAGGAATTATACGAAAGCGGGGCCGACGGAGGTTTCGGATTACGTTCCATTAAAAAGATAATGGTCGTACGTTACCAACGTCTCAAAAATCCTCCGCGTAACAAACTCACTCTGATTCATACGAGATAA
- a CDS encoding HEAT repeat domain-containing protein: MFALLNFRFLFPGLLLIASLGVWFSPVFAQTPEDTNNTSDVGNNSSDSEDPSSSDDQETKKKKPKKQVLDPESKRYNDLLKTGLLKVFEAEATYNYGRLKHFGLTHPIPRVRAAAALALGRLRNPAGVNILHQMIDRDGEWVRQAAYKGLADIGSRRSLDYFYVGAKSSDREIRVASFRGMGKTLDPGAREVLLKKGLKSDDKEIVKATLLGLGYYQVPEDLRIFIDYLNSEDEEFQKAAVEALGRHKTRTSMKILEDSFKDKTNLRNQILDTLTEQKNSFAIFALLRILNANSGSEEIVNEISARLYKLKAVGKYMTIISDNTPLLREPYVGAPKIRDLEAGEVGKVISKNSVAYIIPIEGQRIEDFYYKVLVNTKYKDAFTETVQGWVFGKYIQVRTISMPKEEKEKKKKPKKPSILDDMETSDPAPSTQSENPNP, from the coding sequence ATGTTTGCCCTATTGAATTTCAGATTTTTATTTCCAGGATTATTACTGATCGCCTCCCTTGGAGTCTGGTTTTCACCTGTTTTCGCTCAAACTCCCGAAGATACTAACAATACTTCAGATGTAGGGAACAATTCCTCGGACTCTGAAGATCCCTCTTCTTCCGATGACCAAGAAACCAAGAAAAAGAAACCTAAAAAGCAGGTCTTGGATCCTGAATCCAAACGTTATAATGATCTTTTAAAAACCGGTTTATTGAAGGTTTTCGAAGCGGAAGCTACATATAATTACGGCAGATTAAAACATTTCGGTCTGACCCATCCCATTCCGAGAGTTAGAGCAGCCGCAGCCTTGGCCTTGGGAAGATTGAGAAATCCTGCAGGTGTTAACATTTTACATCAAATGATCGATCGTGACGGAGAGTGGGTGCGTCAGGCGGCATATAAGGGACTTGCGGATATAGGTTCCAGACGTTCATTAGATTACTTTTATGTAGGCGCAAAGTCTTCCGACAGGGAGATTAGAGTAGCCTCTTTCAGAGGGATGGGCAAAACTTTAGATCCTGGAGCAAGAGAAGTTCTCTTAAAAAAAGGCCTCAAGTCGGACGATAAAGAAATCGTTAAGGCCACTCTTTTAGGTCTGGGATATTACCAAGTTCCGGAAGACCTTCGCATTTTTATAGATTATCTGAATTCGGAAGACGAAGAATTCCAAAAGGCGGCAGTGGAAGCCTTAGGCCGGCATAAGACCAGAACTTCCATGAAAATTTTGGAAGATTCTTTCAAAGATAAAACGAATCTAAGGAATCAGATCCTCGATACTTTGACGGAACAGAAAAATTCTTTCGCGATCTTTGCATTATTAAGAATTCTTAATGCTAACTCCGGTTCCGAAGAAATAGTAAACGAGATCAGCGCTAGACTGTATAAATTAAAAGCTGTCGGAAAATATATGACTATTATTTCCGATAATACTCCTCTTCTGAGAGAACCTTATGTAGGAGCTCCTAAGATCCGTGACCTGGAAGCGGGAGAAGTTGGAAAGGTAATCAGCAAAAATTCCGTGGCTTATATCATTCCGATCGAAGGCCAGAGAATTGAGGACTTTTATTATAAGGTTTTGGTAAACACCAAATACAAGGACGCTTTTACGGAAACTGTCCAAGGCTGGGTGTTTGGAAAATATATCCAAGTTAGGACTATTTCCATGCCTAAGGAAGAGAAGGAAAAGAAGAAGAAACCGAAAAAGCCTTCTATCCTGGACGATATGGAAACTTCTGATCCGGCTCCTAGTACTCAGAGCGAAAATCCGAATCCTTAA
- a CDS encoding inositol monophosphatase family protein: MDPSKILSVFKSASKSAGIEILKLFGKESTFDLKDPMQVLTQADLDSHRVLEGILKKEFSGIPLVMEEQNNHEPLPETFIVCDELDGTTLFSRGIKEFSVILAYVEKGSPKVGCIYFPALDTYLTSQRGAGTFINERKILLKIGGSLDRSVLSLEINNTFQDEDYRWIANASKNTLATRALAATGAGFLELLEGKTDLFMNLSGAKVWDFAAGVLALEEAGGIALDKVGNPLKWDRIRMSALLSRDQDLLKEVYRLKP, from the coding sequence ATGGATCCTTCTAAAATTCTTTCCGTTTTTAAATCTGCATCTAAATCAGCAGGAATAGAGATCCTAAAATTATTCGGAAAAGAATCCACATTCGATCTGAAAGATCCTATGCAGGTTTTGACCCAAGCAGATTTGGATTCTCATCGTGTTCTGGAAGGAATTCTAAAAAAAGAATTTTCTGGAATTCCTTTGGTGATGGAAGAGCAAAATAATCATGAGCCTCTTCCCGAAACTTTTATCGTTTGCGACGAGTTAGACGGTACCACTTTGTTTTCTAGAGGGATCAAAGAGTTCAGTGTAATTCTGGCTTATGTGGAGAAAGGATCTCCTAAAGTAGGATGTATTTATTTTCCTGCATTGGATACGTATCTCACTTCCCAAAGGGGAGCTGGCACTTTTATAAATGAGAGAAAGATCCTTCTGAAAATAGGAGGAAGTCTGGATCGTTCCGTTCTATCTCTTGAGATCAATAATACTTTTCAAGATGAGGACTATCGCTGGATTGCGAACGCTAGTAAAAATACTTTAGCGACCCGTGCTTTGGCTGCGACCGGGGCAGGATTTTTGGAATTATTAGAAGGTAAGACGGATCTATTCATGAACTTAAGTGGAGCCAAGGTCTGGGACTTTGCTGCAGGAGTGCTCGCATTGGAAGAAGCAGGAGGGATCGCTTTGGATAAAGTAGGCAATCCTTTGAAATGGGATAGGATCCGTATGTCTGCCTTATTAAGTAGAGACCAAGATTTATTAAAAGAAGTTTACCGACTTAAACCTTAA
- a CDS encoding MgtC/SapB family protein, which translates to MQEFLTILDSKTIDTFTVSIRVGLIILFAGAVGWNREGKNHGAGFRTHILIGLASTVLMLLSIFIPEFYSVVGGDPSRIAAQVVSGVGFLCAGAIMKFGLTVKGLNTAASIWIVSAIGLLVGAGLYFAAFLTTVATLIILILFDLVEERYFGKYEYKVLILDLKQKKFHRKGFKELLLRNKLRLVSESFMQDYQAKSAQIKLTIAMPRDFDILKIVDEFRNLADVIKISIEST; encoded by the coding sequence ATGCAGGAATTTCTAACCATTTTGGATTCTAAAACGATCGATACCTTCACGGTAAGTATTCGGGTGGGTTTGATCATTCTTTTTGCGGGCGCGGTAGGCTGGAATAGAGAAGGTAAAAATCATGGGGCAGGATTTAGGACCCATATCCTGATAGGTCTTGCTTCTACCGTTCTGATGTTATTGTCTATTTTTATTCCGGAGTTCTATTCCGTAGTGGGGGGAGATCCTTCCAGGATAGCTGCTCAGGTGGTTTCCGGAGTTGGATTTTTATGCGCGGGTGCGATCATGAAGTTCGGATTAACCGTCAAGGGGTTGAATACCGCAGCTTCTATTTGGATCGTTTCTGCGATCGGCTTGCTTGTTGGTGCAGGTTTATACTTTGCCGCATTTTTAACCACGGTTGCTACATTGATCATTCTGATCTTGTTCGATCTAGTAGAAGAAAGGTATTTTGGAAAATACGAATATAAGGTCTTGATCTTAGATCTGAAACAGAAAAAATTCCACCGAAAAGGATTTAAGGAATTATTATTAAGAAATAAGTTAAGATTGGTTTCAGAATCTTTTATGCAGGATTATCAAGCTAAAAGCGCTCAGATCAAACTTACGATAGCGATGCCTCGGGATTTTGATATCCTAAAGATTGTAGATGAATTCAGAAACCTGGCGGATGTCATAAAAATCAGCATCGAATCGACTTAA